GTACCAGCGAACAGCCCCGTCCACGAAAGAGGTCCCGGCACCGCCGGCCTGGACCGATACCTTCCGCCGGCCGGCCGATACATGGGTTTCATTCACGCCCGGCAAAGAGCCCGGGGCTCGACTCCCGCCGTCTCCCGGGCCCTTGTCGCCCTGAGAACCGTTGTGTTGCGACATTGATCGTCTTGCCGCCTTCGCTTCCCTGTGAAGGCCCGTCGCCGGTGCCCGTCAACTGAGCCCGGCGACCGATTCGTCTTTCTTCCACAATCGCCAAATCAAAACAGGCCCCGCCGGAACACCAGCCGGCGGGCAGACAGGAGCAGTCTATGTTCATTCGCCGCATAGTCTCGTGGGGGTTGGTGTGTCTGATCGTGCCGCTGCCGGCAATGGCAGCGGAAACGACCGGAATGCGCAGCCCCCTGGGACAGAGTTATCCCGTCTATCAACCGGCCGACGACGGGCGCGATGAGCGTCCCGCCGGTGCCGGGCATCGTGCGCGAGGTGCGCAAGAAACTCGGCGACCGGGTCAGGGCCGGCGAGGTGATGGCGGTTCTCGAAAGTCGCGAACTGGCCGACGCCAAGGCCGAATACCTGGCCGCCCGCGAGCGCCTAGCCCTGGCCCAGGCCAATTTCAGCCGAGAAGAACGGCTGTGGAAAAAGAAGATTTCGGCGGAGCAGGAATATCTCAACGCCAGGCAGGCCCTGGCCGAGGCCCGGATCAACCTGCGCTCGGCGGAGCAGAAACTGCACGCCCTGGGACTGTCCGAGATCTACCTGAAAAAACTGCCGCAACATCCCGAACAGACCTACACCCGCTACGAGGTCCGGGCACCGTTCGACGGCACGGTGATCCAGAAGCACATCTCGCTCGGCGAAGCCCTGAGTGACACCTCGGAAGCGTTTGTGGTCGCCGATCTGAGCACCGTCTGGGCCGACATCAACGTCTACCAGAAGGACCTGGCCAGGGTGCGCAAGGGACAGAAGGTGGTGATCGATCTCGGACATGGCATTCCCACGGTGAGCAGAACGCTTTCCTATGTCGGCCCCCTGGTCGGCGAGGAGACCCGGACCGCCCTGGCGCGGGCGGTTCTGCCGAATCCGCACGGGGATCTGCGTCCCGGCATGTTCATCACCGCCAGGGTGGCGACGGACAGCACCGAGGTGCCGCTGCTGGTGCCGAAGAGCGCGCTGCAGACCCTGGAGGGCAGGACGGTGGTCTTTGTTCTGGACGAGGACGGCTTCGAGCCGCGTCCGGTGACCATCGGTCGGCAGAACGGACTGCAGGTGGAGATCGTCAACGGCCTGAAGGCCGGCGAGAAGTACGCCAGTACCGGAGCTTTCACCCTCAAGGCGCAGCTTTCGAAGGGGGCTTTCGGTGACGGCCACGGACATTAGGCGGAGGTGTCGGCATGGAAAGAATCATACGTTTGGTGCTGCAGAGCCGCCTGTTGATGTGCGTGCTGGGAATCCTGGTTATCGGCGCAGGCTGGTACAGCTATAACCGCCTGCCGGTCGACGCCTTTCCCGACGTCACGCCGGCGCTGGTGCAGGTCTTTACCGAGACCGAGGGACTGGCTCCGGAGGAAGTGGAAAAGTACGTCACCTATCCGGTCGAGGTGGCGATGAACGGCCTGCCGAACCTGAAGGAAATCCGCTCGGTTTCCAATTTCGGCCTGTCGGTGGTCAATATCTATTTCGAGGACTGCACCGACATCTATTTCGCCCGCCAGCTGGTCGGCGAGCGGCTGCAGCTGGCGCGGGAGGAGATCCCCGAGGGTTTCGGTGAGCCGGAGATGGGTCCGATCACCACCGGACTGGGTCAGATCCTCTTCTACGTGGTCGAGGACGAGACCGGCCGGCGCACGCCCGAACAGATGCGCGAGATCCAGGACTGGCTGATCAAGTTCAACATCCAGACCGTGCCGGGCGTGACCGAGGTCCTCTCCCTGGGCGGCGAGGTCAAGCAGTTCCAGGTGCTGATCCGGCCGGCCGACCTGCTGCGCTACGACCTGACCCTGGAGGAGGTGGTCGAAACCATCCGCGCCAACAACTCCAACGTCGGCGCCCAGTTCCTGGTGAAGAATTCCGAGGAATACATCGTCCGCTCCGTCGGCCTGGCGGAGAAGCTGGACGATCTGGAAAAGATCGTGCTCAAGGTCAAGGACGGCACCCCGGTCTACCTCGACCAGGTCGCCGACATCGTCATCGGCGGCGAGGTCCGGCGCGGCCTGGCCACCATGGACGGCAAGGGCGAGGCGATTGTCGGCATGGTGCTCAAGCTGATCGGCACCAACACCTCGCAGGTGATCAGCGACGTCAAGGCCAAGATCGCGAAGATCAACAAGGTGCTGCCCGAAGGAATCAAGATCGTTCCCTACTACGATCAGGCCACCCTGGTGGCCAAGTGCGTCAACACGGTCACCAAGGCACTGCTCGAGGCGGTGGTGCTGATCGTCTTTCTGCTGCTCTACTCCTCGTTCAACTCGCTGCGCAACTCGCTGCTCATCTTTCTCAACATTCCGCTCGCC
This is a stretch of genomic DNA from Geothermobacter ehrlichii. It encodes these proteins:
- a CDS encoding efflux RND transporter permease subunit encodes the protein MERIIRLVLQSRLLMCVLGILVIGAGWYSYNRLPVDAFPDVTPALVQVFTETEGLAPEEVEKYVTYPVEVAMNGLPNLKEIRSVSNFGLSVVNIYFEDCTDIYFARQLVGERLQLAREEIPEGFGEPEMGPITTGLGQILFYVVEDETGRRTPEQMREIQDWLIKFNIQTVPGVTEVLSLGGEVKQFQVLIRPADLLRYDLTLEEVVETIRANNSNVGAQFLVKNSEEYIVRSVGLAEKLDDLEKIVLKVKDGTPVYLDQVADIVIGGEVRRGLATMDGKGEAIVGMVLKLIGTNTSQVISDVKAKIAKINKVLPEGIKIVPYYDQATLVAKCVNTVTKALLEAVVLIVFLLLYSSFNSLRNSLLIFLNIPLALVGGVIGLWLAGQNLSVPASVGFIALFGIALANGMVLVTYINQLLRNGVEVMRAAVEGACLRLRPVIMTATAAGLGLVPMALASGTGSKVQRPLATVVIGGLVTSTLLTLLVVPALYKWFAVKVEKEVP
- a CDS encoding efflux RND transporter periplasmic adaptor subunit, translated to MSVPPVPGIVREVRKKLGDRVRAGEVMAVLESRELADAKAEYLAARERLALAQANFSREERLWKKKISAEQEYLNARQALAEARINLRSAEQKLHALGLSEIYLKKLPQHPEQTYTRYEVRAPFDGTVIQKHISLGEALSDTSEAFVVADLSTVWADINVYQKDLARVRKGQKVVIDLGHGIPTVSRTLSYVGPLVGEETRTALARAVLPNPHGDLRPGMFITARVATDSTEVPLLVPKSALQTLEGRTVVFVLDEDGFEPRPVTIGRQNGLQVEIVNGLKAGEKYASTGAFTLKAQLSKGAFGDGHGH